One genomic segment of Buchnera aphidicola (Chaitoregma tattakana) includes these proteins:
- a CDS encoding 2-oxo acid dehydrogenase subunit E2, which yields MNQNITEIRAPELPESVTNATIIKWKKNIGDIIKKNENILEIETDKILMSIESPSSGILKKIYKKKGEKIYSKEVLGKINKEVEELNVFIKKKTSPTVRRLLRSKHINNIKIFNRIKKNRITKKDIINNIDKNPKNKNNFVKTSKTHNCKKENKEKKHSYTVIMSNLRKKISERLLETKNNAIMLTTFNEVNMKQIIELREKYKKNFKKKYNINLGFMSFFIKAAVESLKEFPEVNTTTNGETITYYNNYNINIAISTNKGLVAPLIKNTDLLSMQEIEKKILDLKIKSENENLKISEMSSGSFTISNGGVFGSLFSTPIINPPQTAILGINTIQERPIAIKKKIKIMPMIYLSLSYDHRIIDGKSSINFLKHIKNVLEDFSRVIIQI from the coding sequence ATGAATCAAAATATAACAGAAATAAGAGCTCCTGAACTTCCTGAATCAGTTACAAATGCAACTATAATAAAGTGGAAAAAAAATATAGGCGACATAATAAAAAAAAATGAAAACATATTAGAAATAGAAACAGACAAAATATTGATGTCCATAGAATCTCCTTCATCAGGTATATTAAAAAAAATTTATAAAAAAAAAGGAGAAAAAATATATTCAAAGGAAGTACTTGGTAAAATTAATAAAGAAGTAGAAGAATTAAATGTTTTTATAAAAAAAAAAACATCTCCAACTGTTAGAAGATTACTTAGATCGAAACATATAAATAATATAAAAATATTTAATAGAATAAAAAAAAATAGAATTACAAAAAAAGACATAATAAACAATATAGATAAAAATCCAAAAAATAAAAACAACTTTGTTAAAACAAGTAAAACACATAACTGTAAAAAAGAAAATAAAGAAAAAAAACACAGTTATACTGTAATTATGAGCAATTTAAGAAAAAAAATATCTGAAAGATTGTTAGAAACAAAAAATAATGCAATAATGTTAACAACTTTTAATGAAGTAAATATGAAACAAATAATAGAATTGAGAGAAAAATATAAAAAAAATTTCAAAAAAAAATATAATATAAACTTAGGATTTATGTCTTTTTTTATAAAGGCAGCTGTAGAATCTTTGAAAGAATTTCCTGAAGTAAATACTACTACAAACGGAGAAACAATTACATATTATAACAATTATAATATTAATATAGCAATATCTACTAACAAAGGTTTAGTTGCTCCATTGATAAAAAACACAGATCTACTCAGTATGCAAGAAATAGAAAAAAAAATCTTAGATTTAAAAATAAAATCAGAAAATGAAAATTTAAAAATTTCAGAAATGTCTTCAGGAAGTTTTACAATATCTAATGGAGGTGTTTTTGGATCATTATTCTCCACTCCTATAATAAATCCTCCACAAACTGCTATATTAGGGATAAATACTATTCAAGAAAGACCAATAGCAATTAAAAAAAAAATAAAAATAATGCCTATGATATATTTATCATTATCTTATGACCATAGAATAATAGATGGAAAAAGCTCAATAAATTTTTTAAAACACATAAAAAATGTTTTAGAAGATTTTTCTAGAGTTATAATACAAATTTAA